The genomic interval AAAGAAATTTTCCTTGAAGATGGGAGTGTCATTGTACTAAACTCAAACAGCAGTATTACTTATCCCGAACAATTTGAAGACACAAGAAATATACAGCTTGTTGGACAAGCTTATTTTAAGGTTTTTAGAGACATAAAACGACCTTTTATTGTACAAACACACGATGTAATAGTGAGAGTGCTTGGAACTTCATTTGACATTAATTCCTATGAACATCACAACACCAAAGTAAGTGTTATCAGCGGAAAAGTGGAAGTCAGTTCGCCAACTGGAAAAAAAGTGCAGATTATTAAAGATCAGCAAGCCGATTTGATAAAGAATTCAGATTTACAGATTTCTACAGAAAACAGCGAAGATAAAATCGCTTGGATAAGTAATACGATCATGCTTAAAAACACTACGCTTTCTGAAACGGTAAAAATTATCGAAAACTGGTATAATGTAGATATTACAATTGAAAATCAAGAACTAAATAATCTTACGATTTCTGGAAAGTTTAAAGACGAAAAACTGGAAAACGTACTAGAAAGTATTGCCTATTTGAAAAACCTAAAAATAAATTACACAACTAAAAACCAAATAACTATAAGAAAAAAGACACCTTAAAAACAGAAAAAACAAACCCGCTTCCGGTGCAACGGAAACGGGCGATTTTAAAAGACTAAAAATAAAATTTATAGCCTAATAGTAATGAATACGAAACTACAATTTTTTTTCAATAAGTATATAAAGATGAAAAATCTTTACTTAATGATTTTATTAATTTTTTCCTTTAAAGGATTTGCCTCAGGACAGTCAGGCAAAGATGTTCAGATTAGCCTTAATCTGAAAGATGCTGCAATTACAGAGTTCTTTAGTGCAGTTGAACAAAAAACGACTTTTACATTTGTTTTTGACGAAAAGATATCTGGAAGTTCACAGCGCATTTCAATTTATGCAGAAAAAGAAAGTCTTGACGGAGTGCTTGCAAAAGTTGCTTCTAAAACTGGGCTTTCATTTAAAAAACTGAATAATACTATTACAGTTACCAAAAATCTTCGTGCGCAAATGAATGTTCGAGGAAGAGTTCTGGACGAAAGCGGTATGCCGATGCCAGGAGTTACCATTCTTGAAAAAGGAACAAAAACAAACACAATGACAGACATGGAAGGAAATTTCAGCTTTGCTGTAAATGCTTCGGCTGTTCTTGTGGTTTCTTATATGGGATATGTTTCTCAAGAGGTTTCAGCAAGTACTAATCCGATTACGATTGTAATGAAGTTAAGTACAAGTGAACTTAATGAAGTTGTTGTAACGGCTTTGGGAATTAAAAGAGAAGAAAAAAGATTAGGATTCTCGCAACAGACTATCAAATCTGAAAACTTATCGCAAGGAAGACCAAACAACTGGTCATCTGGATTAAAAGGAAAAGTGGCAGGTTTAAGCATTACTTCTACAGGTTCTGGTCCGTTAAACTCACAGCAGATTACACTGAGAGGAAACAGGTCATTAAGTCCAAAAGGAAATTATGCGCTAATTGTTGTAGACGGTGTTCCTGTAAATGCAGAGATGACAACTTCGGGTTCAAGTAGCGCTTACATGGGAGAAGATTCTCCAATTGATTACGGAAACGGAATTTCTGATCTTAATCTAGATGATATTGATGCAGTTACGGTTCTTAAAGGTGCAGGTGCAACTGCGCTTTATGGAAGCCGTGCAGCAAACGGTGCTTTGATTATTACCACAAAATCTGGAAAGAAAAACAAAGGTTTAGGAATCTCAATAAATACAGGAGCTACTTTTGATGTAATTCAAAGATGGCCTGATTATCAGTACAAGTACGGACAAGGAACCGGAAATTCGCCAGATGCTTCGGGGAATCAATATTATTCTTACGGAAATTCTGCAGACGGAACTTCAACCAGCGGAACAAGCAGTGCTTGGGGGCCAGCATTTACAGGACAGAATTTCTATCAATATGACCCTACTTTAGAAGGACAGTCAGCGCAGAGATTGCCTTGGCAGCCTTATAGAGATAACCGAAAAGATTTCTGGAGAACTGGTATGACATTAAACAATAATGTTTCTATTCAAGGTGGCGACAACAAAGGATCAATGCGTCTTTCTGTTGGAAACCAAAAGAATGAATGGATTATGCCAAATACAGGTTTTGACAGAGTTACAGCGGCTGTTAATGCCAACTATCAAGTATCTGACAAAATTAAATTGGGAACTGCGATAAATTACAATACAAGGAATAGTGATAATTTGCCTTCTACAGGTTACAACAATGGATCTATTGCTTATTTCATGATTTTTCAGCAGCCAAATATCGATTTAGATTGGTATCGTCCAATTTGGGTAAAAGGCAAAGAGCAAATCGAACAGTTGCATCCTTTTAGTTCTTTTATAGACAATCCGTATTTAATTGCTTATGAAGCGACAAATATATTAGACAGTGATCAGATTGTGGGTAATATTTTTGCCAATATTACTTTGTCGTCTAATCTGGAATTAATGCTTCGTTCGTCTATGAACACTTACAATCAGACAAGAGAACAAAAAAGACCATATAGCATCAATAGATATGCGAAAGGATTTTATGAAAGACAGGATGTTTTCAAACAAGAAATCAACTCCGACTTTTTACTTTCTTATAAAAAAGATTTCGGTAGTAAATTCTCTCTTGCTGCTTCGGCCGGAGGAAATGCTATGAGTTACAAATACAGAAGAACAGAAGCAGAAGTAACAGGTTTAGTTGTGCCAGGAGTTTACAAGCTTTCAAATGGATCAAGTGCACCAATTTTGACTTTAGGCGATGCTTACAAAAAAATGAGCAGTTTATATGGCTTAGTTTCCATGTCTTATGCTGATATGCTTTTTGTTGATATTACAGGAAGAAATGACTGGACAAGTACGCTTCCGGTTGAGAATAATTCATTCTTCTATCCGTCGATTAATACAAGTGCCGTTATTTCTGAAATGGTTACACTTCCAAAATCAATTGATTTCTTAAAATACAGACTTTCATTTGCTCAAGTAGGAAATGATACAGAACCTTATAAAACGCAGAAATATTACGGACAAAGCGCTTTTCCAAGTTCGGCGCAGACTTTAACGGTTTTATATAATGATCATTTTAAACCTGAAATCACAACAAGTTTTGAGACCGGTTTTGAAATCAGAATGTTTAAAAACCGACTTACAGCTGATGCTACCGTTTACGAGAGTGTAACGAAAAACCAAATTATCGATATTCCGATGGATTTTTCAACAGGTTATAGCGGTGCAGTTTTAAATGGAGGAAAAGTTAGAAACCGAGGAATCGAACTTACCCTTGGCGGAAAAATTATTGATGGAAATAATTTCAAATGGAATTCAACTGTAAACTGGTCACGTAACTGGAATAAAGTAATGGAATTACCAGAAGGTATCGATGGTCAGCAGATTATCGGTACTGGAGGAACAGCTTCTATCATTGCAAAAGTAGGCGGAACTACAAGTGCTATTTACGGTTTCGGATTTGTGCGTTCTCCTGATGGTCAAATCGTTTATGATAATGCAGGTCTTCCGGCATATCCTGAAGAAATTCAATATATCGGCGATGCAAGTCCAAAATGGAAAGCGGGTTTTACCAATAGTTTTTCAATCGGAAATTTTACTATGAACGTAACAATTGACGGTCAATACGGTGGTATTATTTATTCTCAGACACACCATAAACTTTCTGAACAAGGAAAATTAAATTCAAATAGTATGGGGAGAGAAACCGGCTTTATCACTGGAGAAGGTGTGGTTCAAAATGCAGATGGATCTTATTCTCCAAATACGAAACAAGTAAAAACTGCTGATTGGTATACACGTTACTACCGAAGAGCAAACATAGAATCAAATTCTTTTGATGCTTCTTTTGGAAAACTTCGTGAAATCAGTCTTCAATACAATATGCCAAAAAGATGGCTGAAAAATTCAGGAATCCAGTCACTTCAATTTTCAATTTTCGGAAGAGATTTGGCAACTGTTTCAGATTTCCCAATTTATGATCCTGAGACAGCAGCGTTAAATGGAGATACGATTTTGCCAGGTATCGAAATGGGGCAAATGCCATCTCCAGCTACTTACGGTTTCAATTTAAGTTTGACTTTATAATAAGACAATGAAAAAGATAAAAATTACAGCAATTATCCTATTACTAACAGGAATTACAATTTCCTGCACAGGAAGTTACGAAGAGCTTAACGAGAATCCCAACCTTATTACAGAGATAAGTCCGGGAACTTTGTTAAATCCTATTATTTACGGAATTGCTTCTCAGAATGCCTCTCAAAGTGTAGATGTTACTTTCAATTTAATGCAGGTTTCACTTCCTTTTCCAAGTATTACAGGAGGTTTACACCGTTATGATGTAAGCAACAATATTGGAAACTCAGCATGGAATAATTATTACAAATGGCTAAACAATATCAGAGAAATGCGAATGGCTTCAGTAAAAGCTGGAGACGGCAATTACGAAGCCGTTGCATTAACCCTTAATGCTTTGGTGTACGCCAATCTTACAGATCTTTTTGGTCCAGTTCCTATGACTGAAGCAGCGCGTGGAGAAGATGGAATTTTGTACCCAAAGTATGATACGCAAGAGTTTATTTATGAAACAATTTTGGCAGATTTAGAAAGAGCCAATACACTTTATGATACAAGTAAAGCAATGATTTATACCGAAGATATTCTGTTTCAAAATAATGTTTTGAAATGGAAGAAATTCACCAATTCTCTAAAAATGAGATTGCTTTTACGAGTTTCTAATAGAACAGAAACAGGAGCTTTTGCAAAACTAGCCTATATGGCAGATCATCCTGAAGTTTATCCTGTTTTTACAAATACTGCTGAAAGTGCTATTTTAAAAATTACAGGAGTTGCGCCAAATGTTTCTCCGTGGGGCAGACCTCAAGATTTTAACCTGAATATCAAAATGGCTTCTTTCTTTATTGATAATTTGAATACGCTTGAAGATCCGAGAAGAGCCATAATTGCAACTGGTGCTACAGCTTTGGTTACCAATGCACCAATCGGATTTAAAGGAATTACAAGTGCTTATGCTGGTTCAGATTCTCAGTTCAAATACAATGCTTCAACACTTTATAATGTGCAGGTACAAAACCCAATGCAGATATTTCTTTTAACGTATGCTGAGGTTGAATTTATTAAAGCAGAATTAGCGCAACGTGGTCTTATTGCAGATGCTGCAGGACATTATGAAAAAGGAGTAAGAGCAGGCATAGAACAATTAAAAGCTACAACTCCAACCACTTATTTCAATAAACCAGAAGCGCAATATGATGGAACTTTAGAAAGGATAATGTTGCAAAAGTATTATGCTTTATATTTTACAGATTATCAGCAATGGTTTGAATATCGCAGAACAGGCTTTCCTGTACTGCCAACAACAACCGCAATGTTAAACAATGGAGTTATGCCGTCAAGGTTTACTTATCCGGATAATCAGCAAATCAAGAATACCGAAAACTATCATAAAGCAGTTGAAATGGTTGGAGGAGATAATATCAATACAAAAGTTTGGTGGGATAAATAAAAAGTAAAAGATGAAAAAGACATTTATATATAGCGCAATACTGTTTTGTGGTGTTTTAACAGCGCAAACAACCGTAAAAGGAATCGTATTTGAAGATTTAAATCAAAATGGTAAAAAGGAAAAAAAAGAAAAAGGAATTGCAAATGTTGCCGTAACAAACGGTCGAGAAGTTGTTGTAACCGATAAAAAAGGAAACTACGAATTGCCATTGCAAAACGATGCCATTATTGCCGTAATCAAACCTTCTGGGTATAAAATTCAGGTTAATAAAGATAATCTGCCTCAGTTCTTCTATAATCATAAACCAGCGGGTTCTCCTAAAGGAAAGTTTGAGGGAGTTGCACCAACAGGAAAATTGCCAGAATCTGTAGATTTTGGATTGCTTCCGCAGAAGGAGACCAATGATTTTACGGCTCTTATTTTTGGAGATCCGCAGCCTTATAATCTAGAAGAAGTTGATTTTTTTGCGAGAGGAATTGTTGCCGAAGTTGAAGGCATTAAAAACATTCCGTTTGGATTAAGTATGGGAGATTTGGTTGGAAACGATCTTAGCTTATTCAATCCATACATTCAAGCAGTAAAAAAAATCGGAATTCCGTGGTACAATCTTTTAGGAAACCATGATTTAAATTTTGATGCCAAAGAAGATAATTTGGCAGATGAAACCTACGAAGCTCATTTCGGACCTGCAAATTATGCTTTCAATTACGGAAAAGTGCATTTTATTGTAGTTGACGATGTTTTGTATCCAGATCCAAGAGATCATGAAGGATATTGGGGCGGATTTACAGACGAACAAATGCAGTTTATTGCAAACGATCTTAAAACAGTTCCAAAAGACAATTTAATTGTGTTGGCTTTCCATATTCCGATAAGCGAACCTGACAGTAAAGACGATTCTTTTAGAGATGAAGACCGTCAAAAATTATTTGAATTGTTGAAAGATTTCCCAAATACACTTTCGCTTTCGGCGCATACACACATGCAAAGACAAGATTTTTTCGAAAAGAAAGATGGCTGGTTACAGGAAACTCCACATCATCATTATAATATCGGAACAACATCTGGCGATTGGTATTCAGGAAAATTAGATGAGAAAGGAATTCCAATTTCGGTTATGCGAGACGGAACTCCAAAAGGTTATGCTTTCATTCATTTTAATGGAAATAAATATACTGTCGATTATAAAGTAGCGGGAAAACCAGAAAATTATCAAATGAAAGTTTTTGCTCCAAAAGTGGTAGCCAAAGCAAAACGCACCAAATCTGGCGTATTTGCCAATTTTTTCATGGGAAGTAAAAAAGACAAAGTTCTTTACCGAGTAGATCAAGGAGATTGGAAAGAAATGGAATATGTAGAAGTGCAAGATCCATCTTATGTAGAATTGGTTTACGAATGGGAATTATCTGAAGTGCTTATGCCTGGAAAACGTTCTTCAGATCCTGAAAAAAGTACGCACGTATGGAGAGGAAATATTCCTTCTGATCTTGCTATCGGAGAACATGCAATTGAGATTAAAGCGACAGATATGTTTGGTAAAACGCATACTGCAAATACGACTTACAGAATTGATAAAGTGAAATAAAATGCTAAAATTCAAAAAGATACTCTTTGTTTTAACGGCTGTATTATGTTCATATTTCGGTAATAGCCAAAATGCAATTGCATCGAAAAGAACGATAGAAGTACAGGGACATCGCGGCGATCGCGGTAATTTTCCTGAGAATTCTATTCCAGCTTTTATAAGTGCTGTAAAAAAAGGTGCAGATGTTGTAGAATTGGATGTCGTGATTTCTAAAGACAAGAAAGTAATTGTTTCTCATGAGTCTTTTATGTCTTCGCAATATATGCTTGATAGCGAAGGAAATCCAATTACTAAGGAAAAAGAAAAGAGTTATAACCTATACGAAATGACGTATGACAGCATTAGAAAATTTGACGGCGGTTCAAAAGGAAATACTGCTTTCCCGATGCAGCAGAAACAAAAAACGTATAAGCCTTTATTGTCAGAAGTTATAGATAATGTTGAAGAGTTTATTGCCAAAAACAATTTGAAACCAGTTCGATACAATATCGAAATCAAATCTGAAAAATCGGATTACGGCAAAAGACAACCAGAACCAGAAGCTTTTACAGATTTGGTGATGAAAATCATTAAAGAAAAACGTGTCGAAAAGAAAATCAACATTCAATCTTTTGATCCGACTGTTTTAAATGTGATGCACAAAAGATATCCAAAAACAAAAATTGCTTATTTGGTTGGAGAAGGCAGCATAGCTAAAAATCTCTCTCTGCTTGATTTTAAACCAGAAATTTACAGTCCGCATTATAAATTGTTAAACCAAACAGAAGTCGATTCACTTCGATTGATGAAGATGAAAATTATTCCTTGGACCGTTAATGATGACAAAGCAATTGACAATATGATACAGCTTCAGGTAGACGGAATAATTACGGACTATCCTGAAAATGTATTGCAAAAACTGAATTTGTAAAACAATATTTTTTGAATAATTAATTTAATAAAGAAAATTTAATGAATGGAATAAGCGCCAGAGAGCATCGGACTATTGCGGCGGCCTTTGATAAATTTGAATCTATGTCTTCGGTATTTTCTTATGTATTAGAAGAATCACAAGATTCAGAGATTCGAGAAGGCATGGAATCGCTGGAAAAGTTATATGAGCAGTATAATAAGCTTTACAGTGAACTCGAAAAATGTATTAAAGAATATGAAGGAAAGAAAAAAAGAGTGAGAATGGCTGTAAATAAAGGAAACCGAAAATTGCTTTCTGAATTGCAAAAAAATCCACCGCTATTAAATTTTTAATTTCAATTATCAAATAAATATAATCATGAAACCTTCAAGCGTTTAAGCTTGGAGGTTTTTGTGTCTTTCACCTTTCTTTTAACTGTTGTCAATTTTTGAAATACAATTTCAGCACAAATTGCTAAGATAATATTATGTTATCAATAGATTATTTTTTGGTTAATTGCTTGTTTTTCTGATGAAATAGAAGAAAATTAATGACTTTAATTTACGAAGTTAGTATTGTTAATTCAGTTTTAACCCTCAAAATATAAAACGTGCATAATCATCTTATTCCATCGGAAATCTCTTGGCTTTCTTTCAATAATTGTATTTTGGATGAAGCAGAGGACTTAAATAATGCAGTATATGACAGAATTAAATTTCTGGCTATTCATTCTTCTAATCTGGATGAGTTTTTCAGGGTTAAAATAAATAAGCTGCAAAAAAAGAAGACGAAGAAAAACAGCGATCTATTAGAAGATGTGCTAAAGGAAGTAAATCTGCAGCAAAATAGATTTGGAAAAATATGGAGTTATTCCATTCTTACTGAATTAGCCTTAAATGATGTCATATATTATGAGTACCAGGAATTGTTGCCAGAACATTTAAATGAAATTGAATATTATTTTAAAAGTATTATTCTTTCTTATATTCAGGTTGTTTACATTACTTTAAATCAGCCAAAAACTTATTTTTTAAATAACCGAAGTTTATACTTTTTAGTAAAAATAAAAGACAGTAAAGGCAATTATAATTTCGCTTATTTAAATATTCCATCAGATAAACTGGAACGTTTTAAGCAGTTGCAAAGCATAGAAAATACACATTATATTATTTCAATCGATACCATAATTAGAAAATGTTTAACATTGATATTTACAGGATCCAAAATCATTTCTTGTAATGCCATAAAATTAAATCGTGATGAAAATTATCTGATTGAAGACGAAAATACAGGAGATTTAATAGCTAAAATTGAAGAAAAAATCGAAGAACGAAAACGAGGTTCTGCGACAAGATTTCTTTACGATTCGAATATGGATGCAGATTCTTTTTCGGTTTGTAAAAAAGCCTTCAAACTTTACAAAAGTGAAATGATAAAGGGCGGGAGTCATCATAATTTTTTCGATTTATTCAAATTCCCAAATCCAGTTAAGCCAAAATTACAGGGAAAGTATTATCCTAATCTGCCTCATTTGCCATTTGAAAACACTATATCAATTTTTGATGTTATTAAAAAGCAAAACCAATTACTTCATTTTCCTTATCAATCGTATTATTATGTACTTCAGTTTTTTAATCAGGCAGCAATTAATAAAAATGTTACCGAAATTAAAATTACTCTTTACCGTATTTCTTCTCAATCCCTAATTGCAAATGCTTTAATAAGCGCTGCAAAAAATGGGAAAAAAGTTACCGTTTTTGTTGAGGTAAAAGCACGTTTTGATGAACATAATAATTTGTTCTGGTCTAAAGAAATGAAAAACGCTGGTATCAAAATTATTCAAAGTCTTCCTAACTTAAAAGTGCATGCCAAAGCTGCTTTGATTACAATGAAAGACAAATATGGTAATAAAAAGAATTATGGTTATCTGTCAACAGGAAATTTTAATGAAAGCACGGCAAATGTCTATTCTGATTTTGGTTTTTTTACAGCAGAAACAGCATATACTAATGATTTAAAGAAAGTATTTTCATTTTTAAAAACCAAGAAAAAAGGCACAGAGCCAAAACATATTTTAGCCGCTGGTTTTAATATGAAGGAAAAATTACTCGAATTGATAGATGTTGAAATAAAAAATAAAAAAGCAGGGAAACAGGCTTCCGTATTTTTAAAAGTAAACGGACTCGATGAGAAAGACATAATTGATAAACTTATTGAAGCAAGCAAGGCAGATGTTGAAGTTACCTTAATAGTCCGTGGCATTTGCACATTGCTGCCAGGAATAAAAAAAGTATCTGAAAACATAAAAATCTATCGAATTGTAGATATGTTTTTGGAGCATTCCAGAATTTACAAATTTGCCAATAACGGTCAGGAAAAAATCTATTTATCTTCTGCCGATATGTTAAGCAGAAATTTAAACAGAAGAATAGAAGTCGCTTTTCCATTATATGATGAAAAGCATATTGAAGAGATAAATAAAATAATTCAGTTGCAGTTAGAAGATAATATCAAAAGAAGAATTATAAATAATCAGGGTAATAATGAATTAGGAATTGAAGATAAAGAAATTCCAAGACGAGCGCAGACTGGTATTTACAATTGGATTGCTAATGCTAATAGAATATCCTAAATTAATTTTAAAAAGTCGGAACATATTTTTGTAAAATCTTCTGATCCTATTTTCAGCCGAATAGTTTTTAGTGCTTTTTTAAAAATATTCCATAATCAGAGCCTTATCAAAAGCAGGTAAATTGGTTTGAGTTATCTGTGGCTTTACTCATATTTAACTCTAAAGAAAAGAAATTTAACACTGAGGATTCTTTTAATCTCATCAATAAATAAAATGTAGATTTGTAAATAATTCTTAATCAGTTGTTTACTTATGTTATGCTAACACAATTATTGTAAATGTAGACTTTGAAATTTTTCAATTATATAATTACAAGCAGATTTAATATTTAAAGTGCAAATGGGAAAATTAATTAAAAAGTTTTTTGTTTTTTAAAGCCTTGATTTTTAGTTTTTTAATGTTTAAAATTGGTTTTGATTTTTGTATTTAATAAGGAAAAAGCTCAAGTATGAGATCGGATTGGTTTAGCTCCTATTTGTTTCATTGTTAAGTTTTTATTACCAGCATTTTTGTGATATGATATTTATCTATGTTTGTTTTAAAAAGTAATATTAATAATAAGCCGATAAAATAAATATGTTAAGTTTTCTAAAGCCAAAAAAACAAAAAAGATTAGTTTCTGATAATGATTTTAATGCAAATTTAGTGAAGCATTACAGACTTGCAACGGAATCTCTTGTTAGTCTGCGAGATGCTGGAATTGAAGAAGAAGATGAATTAAGAATAGATTTCTTTTTTTACGCTGATACCCGTCAAAAAGCTGAAGCATTAGAAATGGGAATCCAAGAGAAGGATTTTAGCGCGAATTTTGAAACTGCACTGCATGATAAAAATCTTTTTATAATTTCTGGAAAAACAGGAAAGATTAAAATGATGCATGAAACCTTAAGTAAATGGGTTACTGAAATGTCTGAATTAGGATATGGTAATGACTGTATTTTCGACAGCTGGAGCATTGATTCTGAGTTGAAATAGCCCAACTTAGTATCTATAGAATTGAATTTTTACAAATAGAATAGAGGCGTCTTTTTTTAAAAGGAAGATCTTATTTAATTTCAAGAAAATTTTAGAATAAAATTTTGATGAATTGGTGAC from Flavobacterium sp. YJ01 carries:
- a CDS encoding SusC/RagA family TonB-linked outer membrane protein, translated to MKNLYLMILLIFSFKGFASGQSGKDVQISLNLKDAAITEFFSAVEQKTTFTFVFDEKISGSSQRISIYAEKESLDGVLAKVASKTGLSFKKLNNTITVTKNLRAQMNVRGRVLDESGMPMPGVTILEKGTKTNTMTDMEGNFSFAVNASAVLVVSYMGYVSQEVSASTNPITIVMKLSTSELNEVVVTALGIKREEKRLGFSQQTIKSENLSQGRPNNWSSGLKGKVAGLSITSTGSGPLNSQQITLRGNRSLSPKGNYALIVVDGVPVNAEMTTSGSSSAYMGEDSPIDYGNGISDLNLDDIDAVTVLKGAGATALYGSRAANGALIITTKSGKKNKGLGISINTGATFDVIQRWPDYQYKYGQGTGNSPDASGNQYYSYGNSADGTSTSGTSSAWGPAFTGQNFYQYDPTLEGQSAQRLPWQPYRDNRKDFWRTGMTLNNNVSIQGGDNKGSMRLSVGNQKNEWIMPNTGFDRVTAAVNANYQVSDKIKLGTAINYNTRNSDNLPSTGYNNGSIAYFMIFQQPNIDLDWYRPIWVKGKEQIEQLHPFSSFIDNPYLIAYEATNILDSDQIVGNIFANITLSSNLELMLRSSMNTYNQTREQKRPYSINRYAKGFYERQDVFKQEINSDFLLSYKKDFGSKFSLAASAGGNAMSYKYRRTEAEVTGLVVPGVYKLSNGSSAPILTLGDAYKKMSSLYGLVSMSYADMLFVDITGRNDWTSTLPVENNSFFYPSINTSAVISEMVTLPKSIDFLKYRLSFAQVGNDTEPYKTQKYYGQSAFPSSAQTLTVLYNDHFKPEITTSFETGFEIRMFKNRLTADATVYESVTKNQIIDIPMDFSTGYSGAVLNGGKVRNRGIELTLGGKIIDGNNFKWNSTVNWSRNWNKVMELPEGIDGQQIIGTGGTASIIAKVGGTTSAIYGFGFVRSPDGQIVYDNAGLPAYPEEIQYIGDASPKWKAGFTNSFSIGNFTMNVTIDGQYGGIIYSQTHHKLSEQGKLNSNSMGRETGFITGEGVVQNADGSYSPNTKQVKTADWYTRYYRRANIESNSFDASFGKLREISLQYNMPKRWLKNSGIQSLQFSIFGRDLATVSDFPIYDPETAALNGDTILPGIEMGQMPSPATYGFNLSLTL
- a CDS encoding SusD/RagB family nutrient-binding outer membrane lipoprotein, which translates into the protein MKKIKITAIILLLTGITISCTGSYEELNENPNLITEISPGTLLNPIIYGIASQNASQSVDVTFNLMQVSLPFPSITGGLHRYDVSNNIGNSAWNNYYKWLNNIREMRMASVKAGDGNYEAVALTLNALVYANLTDLFGPVPMTEAARGEDGILYPKYDTQEFIYETILADLERANTLYDTSKAMIYTEDILFQNNVLKWKKFTNSLKMRLLLRVSNRTETGAFAKLAYMADHPEVYPVFTNTAESAILKITGVAPNVSPWGRPQDFNLNIKMASFFIDNLNTLEDPRRAIIATGATALVTNAPIGFKGITSAYAGSDSQFKYNASTLYNVQVQNPMQIFLLTYAEVEFIKAELAQRGLIADAAGHYEKGVRAGIEQLKATTPTTYFNKPEAQYDGTLERIMLQKYYALYFTDYQQWFEYRRTGFPVLPTTTAMLNNGVMPSRFTYPDNQQIKNTENYHKAVEMVGGDNINTKVWWDK
- a CDS encoding FecR domain-containing protein, with protein sequence MKKEIFLQLAKKYEEGTCTPEEKITVESFFDKMQDQSLDIELSDEKGDEILNKIFLELQVKPKKYTIRKALKVAAVLVAGLTIAFTVAKFAFKPAAITQITAKGEKKEIFLEDGSVIVLNSNSSITYPEQFEDTRNIQLVGQAYFKVFRDIKRPFIVQTHDVIVRVLGTSFDINSYEHHNTKVSVISGKVEVSSPTGKKVQIIKDQQADLIKNSDLQISTENSEDKIAWISNTIMLKNTTLSETVKIIENWYNVDITIENQELNNLTISGKFKDEKLENVLESIAYLKNLKINYTTKNQITIRKKTP
- a CDS encoding ribonuclease E inhibitor RraB; translation: MLSFLKPKKQKRLVSDNDFNANLVKHYRLATESLVSLRDAGIEEEDELRIDFFFYADTRQKAEALEMGIQEKDFSANFETALHDKNLFIISGKTGKIKMMHETLSKWVTEMSELGYGNDCIFDSWSIDSELK
- the ppk1 gene encoding polyphosphate kinase 1, with the protein product MHNHLIPSEISWLSFNNCILDEAEDLNNAVYDRIKFLAIHSSNLDEFFRVKINKLQKKKTKKNSDLLEDVLKEVNLQQNRFGKIWSYSILTELALNDVIYYEYQELLPEHLNEIEYYFKSIILSYIQVVYITLNQPKTYFLNNRSLYFLVKIKDSKGNYNFAYLNIPSDKLERFKQLQSIENTHYIISIDTIIRKCLTLIFTGSKIISCNAIKLNRDENYLIEDENTGDLIAKIEEKIEERKRGSATRFLYDSNMDADSFSVCKKAFKLYKSEMIKGGSHHNFFDLFKFPNPVKPKLQGKYYPNLPHLPFENTISIFDVIKKQNQLLHFPYQSYYYVLQFFNQAAINKNVTEIKITLYRISSQSLIANALISAAKNGKKVTVFVEVKARFDEHNNLFWSKEMKNAGIKIIQSLPNLKVHAKAALITMKDKYGNKKNYGYLSTGNFNESTANVYSDFGFFTAETAYTNDLKKVFSFLKTKKKGTEPKHILAAGFNMKEKLLELIDVEIKNKKAGKQASVFLKVNGLDEKDIIDKLIEASKADVEVTLIVRGICTLLPGIKKVSENIKIYRIVDMFLEHSRIYKFANNGQEKIYLSSADMLSRNLNRRIEVAFPLYDEKHIEEINKIIQLQLEDNIKRRIINNQGNNELGIEDKEIPRRAQTGIYNWIANANRIS
- a CDS encoding calcineurin-like phosphoesterase family protein, whose product is MKKTFIYSAILFCGVLTAQTTVKGIVFEDLNQNGKKEKKEKGIANVAVTNGREVVVTDKKGNYELPLQNDAIIAVIKPSGYKIQVNKDNLPQFFYNHKPAGSPKGKFEGVAPTGKLPESVDFGLLPQKETNDFTALIFGDPQPYNLEEVDFFARGIVAEVEGIKNIPFGLSMGDLVGNDLSLFNPYIQAVKKIGIPWYNLLGNHDLNFDAKEDNLADETYEAHFGPANYAFNYGKVHFIVVDDVLYPDPRDHEGYWGGFTDEQMQFIANDLKTVPKDNLIVLAFHIPISEPDSKDDSFRDEDRQKLFELLKDFPNTLSLSAHTHMQRQDFFEKKDGWLQETPHHHYNIGTTSGDWYSGKLDEKGIPISVMRDGTPKGYAFIHFNGNKYTVDYKVAGKPENYQMKVFAPKVVAKAKRTKSGVFANFFMGSKKDKVLYRVDQGDWKEMEYVEVQDPSYVELVYEWELSEVLMPGKRSSDPEKSTHVWRGNIPSDLAIGEHAIEIKATDMFGKTHTANTTYRIDKVK
- a CDS encoding glycerophosphodiester phosphodiesterase family protein; translation: MLKFKKILFVLTAVLCSYFGNSQNAIASKRTIEVQGHRGDRGNFPENSIPAFISAVKKGADVVELDVVISKDKKVIVSHESFMSSQYMLDSEGNPITKEKEKSYNLYEMTYDSIRKFDGGSKGNTAFPMQQKQKTYKPLLSEVIDNVEEFIAKNNLKPVRYNIEIKSEKSDYGKRQPEPEAFTDLVMKIIKEKRVEKKINIQSFDPTVLNVMHKRYPKTKIAYLVGEGSIAKNLSLLDFKPEIYSPHYKLLNQTEVDSLRLMKMKIIPWTVNDDKAIDNMIQLQVDGIITDYPENVLQKLNL